One stretch of Cystobacter fuscus DSM 2262 DNA includes these proteins:
- a CDS encoding ankyrin repeat domain-containing protein: MSLFDAVVAGDVSRVEALLAGGADPNPFDAEGRTPLMLAAERGEEPLARVLLAGGADPSLTDRLGESALTKAAAHGHRRLAALFYPQASPDEQDMARALLQVGSDFFSMPREAPPPPSGLMRKLASASAYVSQKLGDDVPTQRLERLERAQKNNKKS, encoded by the coding sequence ATGTCCCTCTTCGATGCCGTGGTGGCGGGAGATGTGTCGCGCGTGGAGGCCCTGCTCGCCGGGGGCGCCGATCCCAACCCCTTCGACGCCGAGGGCCGCACCCCCCTCATGCTCGCCGCCGAGCGGGGGGAGGAGCCGCTCGCGCGGGTGCTGCTCGCCGGGGGCGCGGATCCCTCCCTCACCGACCGCCTGGGCGAGTCCGCCCTCACCAAGGCCGCCGCGCACGGCCACCGCCGGCTCGCCGCGCTCTTCTATCCCCAGGCCTCGCCGGACGAGCAGGACATGGCGCGCGCGCTGCTCCAGGTGGGCTCCGATTTCTTCTCGATGCCGAGGGAAGCGCCGCCTCCCCCCAGCGGGCTGATGCGCAAGCTCGCCTCGGCGAGCGCCTATGTCTCCCAGAAGCTCGGCGACGACGTCCCCACGCAGCGGCTCGAGCGGCTCGAGCGCGCGCAGAAGAACAACAAGAAATCCTGA